From Macaca fascicularis isolate 582-1 chromosome 14, T2T-MFA8v1.1, a single genomic window includes:
- the CLDN25 gene encoding putative claudin-25, with protein sequence MAWSFRGKVQLGGLLLSLLGWVCSYVTTILPQWKTLNLELNEMQTWIMRTWEVCVVREEVATVCKAFESFLSLPQELQVARILRVASHGLGLLGLLVSSFGSECFRFHRIRWVFKRRLGLLGGTLEASALATTLLPVSSVAHATIQDFWDDSVPDIIPQWEFGGVLYLGGAAGIFLVLGGLLLVFSSYLGKEDVPFPLMAGPTVPPSCAPVEESDGSFHIMLKPRNLVV encoded by the coding sequence ATGGCCTGGAGTTTCCGTGGGAAAGTCCAACTCGGGGGGCTACTTCTCTCCCTCCTTGGCTGGGTCTGCTCCTATGTTACCACCATCCTGCCCCAGTGGAAGACTCTTAATCTGGAACTGAACGAGATGCAGACCTGGATCATGAGGACTTGGGAGGTCTGCGTGGTTCGAGAGGAAGTTGCCACTGTGTGCAAGGCCTTTGAATCCTTCTTGTCTCTGCCCCAGGAGCTCCAGGTAGCACGCATCCTCAGGGTAGCCTCCCACGGGCTGGGCCTATTGGGGCTTTTGGTCTCCAGCTTTGGGTCTGAATGCTTCCGGTTTCACAGGATCAGATGGGTATTCAAGAGGCGGCTTGGCCTCCTGGGAGGGACTTTGGAGGCATCTGCTTTAGCCACTACCCTCCTTCCAGTCTCCTCAGTGGCCCATGCCACAATCCAAGACTTCTGGGATGACAGCGTCCCTGACATCATACCTCAGTGGGAGTTTGGAGGTGTCCTCTACTTGGGCGGGGCTGCTGGtattttcctggttcttggtgGGCTACTCCTCGTCTTCTCATCCTACCTGGGAAAAGAAGATGTGCCTTTTCCTTTGATGGCTGGTCCCACCGTCCCCCCATCCTGTGCTCCAGTAGAGGAGTCAGATGGCTCCTTCCACATCATGCTAAAACCTAGGAACCTGGTCGTCTAG